Below is a window of Gammaproteobacteria bacterium DNA.
GCTCCCCGCTGCGCGCATACAGCCGCCAGTTCAGCAGGCGCGGCTCGTCGCCGGCCTGATAAGCCCGGTTCTCCTCGAATTCAAAACCACGGCCGCGGTGGAAGGACAGCGTCTCGCCGATCAGTGGATGCGCCGACGGCCGCTGGAATTCCAGCAGGGACCAGGGCAGCGCCTGCGCGTAGTGCGCCAGTTCCTGCAGGGCGGTTTCATCGAGCAGCGGTGTTTGTTCGACATCGGACACAACAGACATGCCGCGCCGGTAATAGCGCGACAGTTTTTCGATAAGAGACGAGAACACCATGCTCAGGGAATGGGTACGGTATCGATAATCCCTTTGATCAAATCGTCGCTGGAGAGCTGTTTGGTCCTGGCGCTGAAGCCGGGAATGATGCGATGGCGCAGCACATCGCCTGCCACCTCGATCACGTCATCGGGAATCACGTATTCGCGTCCCTGCAGGTAGGCATGGGCACTGGCGGCACGCACCATGGCCAGGGTCGCGCGCGGCGATGCCCCGAAACGAATGGCATCGTGCCAATCCGGCAGCCATTTACCCAGATGACGGGTCGCGTTCACCAGGCTGACGACATACCGCTCCAGGGTCTCTTCAATATGAATCTCCGCCACTTCGCGGCGGGCGGACAGGACGGTCGCGGGACTCAGCCGCGTGTCCGGACTGGCGTTGTCGGCGCCGAAATGCATGCGCCGGTCGCGTTCCAGGATCTGCAGCTCCTCTTCCTCGTCCGGATAGTCGATCACCACATGCAGCAGAAAGCGGTCCAGCTGCGCCTCGGGCAGCGGGTAGGTACCGGACTGTTCCAACGGGTTTTGCGTGGCCATGACGATAAACAGATCCGGCAGGGCATGGGACTGCCCGCTCATCGTCACCTGGCGCTCCTCCATAGCCTCGAGCAGCGCCGACTGCACCTTCGGCGGGGCGCGGTTGATCTCGTCGGCCAGGATGATTTCATTGAACAGCGGGCCTTCCACAAAACGGAAGTCCCCCGTCCTGGGATTGAAGACATCGCTGCCGGTGATGTCCGCCGGCATGAGATCGGGCGTGAACTGAATGCGCTGGAAACGCGCATGCACGCCACCGGCCAATGCCTTGACCGCCGTGGTCTTCGCCAGGCCCGGCGGGCTCTCCAGCAG
It encodes the following:
- a CDS encoding MoxR family ATPase — protein: MKTQPEFLTLRQHLEQVVVGQARLLDRLMIALLTGGHILLESPPGLAKTTAVKALAGGVHARFQRIQFTPDLMPADITGSDVFNPRTGDFRFVEGPLFNEIILADEINRAPPKVQSALLEAMEERQVTMSGQSHALPDLFIVMATQNPLEQSGTYPLPEAQLDRFLLHVVIDYPDEEEELQILERDRRMHFGADNASPDTRLSPATVLSARREVAEIHIEETLERYVVSLVNATRHLGKWLPDWHDAIRFGASPRATLAMVRAASAHAYLQGREYVIPDDVIEVAGDVLRHRIIPGFSARTKQLSSDDLIKGIIDTVPIP